CCCCAGGAATCCCGGAGGGGGACGAGCACCGGGATCCGGAAGCGGGGGGAAAGCGCTCTGAGAATGGCAGCGCCGGTCGGGGTGGTGAACTCGCCCGGGACTTCGCCGGGCCAGGATGGGATCCCCTCCAGAAGGCGGGCGGTGGCCGGCGCGGGGACGGGGAGGCGACCGTGCGCGGCGTCCACGAACCCGTAACCGGTCCGAACGGGGCCGGAATAAACGGCCTCCACCCGCAGCCGGGTGAAGATGAGGGCGGCGGCCGTGATATCGAGAATGGCGTCGACGCCCCCGACCTCGTGAAAATGGATGGATTCGATCTCGACTCCATGGACGGCGGCCTCGGCCTCCCCCAGGTTCCGGAAGATGGCGGAGGCCAACTCTTTCGCCTCCTCGGGGAGGGAGGAACCTTCGATCAGTGCCGCGATCTCGGAGAGACCCCGGTGGTGGTGATGGTGGCGGGGGGGGGAAAGTCCGGGGTCCCCGCCCTCGCTCCCGGCTTCGCGGACCGTGAACGTCCGGCAGGTTATCCCCGCCCGCCGGACGGAACCGAACTCCGCCGAGACCCCGGGAAGCCCCAGGGCGGCGGGGAGGCTGCGCACTTCCTCTTCGGCGCCGGCCAGCGGGGCCCCGGCGGCGACGAACATGTCCCCGCTGATTCCGGAAAACGGCTCGATCTTGAGCACTTTCATGGCTTCGACCGCCTCCCCAGCATCCGGGCGGCGGCCAAAGCCGCCCCGCACCCGTTGTCGATATTGACCACCAGGAGGCCGTTGGCGCAGCTGCACAGCATGGCGTTGAGGGCGGTTTTCCCTCCCGCCGCGACCCCGTACCCCACGCTGGTGGGCACCCCGATCACCGGCTGGGGCAGCAGGCCGGCCACGACCGAAGGGAGGGCACCCTCGAAGCCGGCGGCACAGACGATCAGGTCGCATTCCCTGAGCTCCTCCAGGCGGGACAGAAGCCGGTGGATGCCCGCCACCCCCACATCGGCGAAGACGCGGGATGCTATCCCCAGGAAATCGAGGACGGCGCCGGCCTCGGCCACCACCGGAAGATCGGAAGCGCCGGCGCAGACCAGCCCGACCAGGCCGGAGCGGCGCGGCGGCGCGCCCGCGGAGACGGTCAGGGTGCGGGAGACCGGGTCGTAGGTTCCGCCTTCTAACTCGGCCGCCGCCGCGCCGGACAAGCGGGTGACCAGCAGGGGCCGGGAGCGGGCCCGGCAGAGGCCGACGATCCGGCGGATCTGCTCCGGGGTCTTGAATTCCCCGTAGACGATCTCCGGAAAACCCAGCCGTTCTTCCCGGTCGAAATCGAGGTCGAGGTCGTTCATGGCAGCACCCGGTTCAGTTTACCGGAAACGAAGCCTTCGGGGTCAATCTCTATGTTCCCGAAACCCAGGTCCAGCAGCCGCAGCTCCAGTTCCGGACGCCGGGCACCCAGCTCCCTCACCCGGGCGCGGGGAACTTCCACCCGGGCGAATCCGGAGTAATGCCGGACCCGGCAGGGAACGAACCCCATTCCCTCCAGGGCGGCTTCGGCCGCCGCCACCCGGGCCAATTTTTCCCCGGTGACCGGTTCGCCGTAGGGGATCCGGGAAGCCAGGCAGGGCTGAGCGGGCAGATCCCAGCAGCGCAATCCGTAACCGCGCGCCAGCTCCCTGACCAGGGATTTTCCCACTCCGCATTCGGCCAGGGGACGGCGGCACCCCGCTTCGCTCTCGGCCCGGGCACCGGGGCGGTAGTCGGCGGCGTCGTCGAGGTTGGAACCGCCGAGGAGCGCCCATCCCCGCGGCCCACGCTCTCTGACCCCCTCCAGAATCAGCCGCTTGCAGTAATAGCAGCGGAGCGGGGAGTTGAGCCTGAACTCGTCGAGATCGAGCTCGGCGGCGGCGAATTCACGGAATGGGATCCCGTGTTGCGCGCAGAACTCCCGCGCCCGCGCGGCTTCCTCGGGCCGGCGCAGCGGGGAAACGGCCGTAACCGCCAGACAGCGGGCGGCGCCGAGGCGGCGGAGGGCCAGGTAAGCCGTCAGGGAGCTGTCCACTCCTCCGGAAAAGGCCACCACCGCCCCCGGGACCTTGTCGAACCACGCCCGCAGGCGGCGGGCGGCGGTACGGCGGTCGCGTGCAGGGGAGACGGTCACGTAGCCGAGTCCCTGAACCCCGGGGGCACGGGTTCGGACCCGAGCCATACCACCTGTCGGAAATGGTCGGGGTCGGTGTTCCCCTCGGTGTTGAGCAACAGGATCTGGGAGTCCTTGTCCAGGCGCAGGGCCTCCTTCAGCTCTCGGAGCCCGGGCTGGCAGGCGATCGAGATCAGGGCACCCAGGGTGACGGCGCCCGATTCCCCGGAGACGATGAAGGGATCGTCGGCCAGGGGAACGGCGTAGACCCTCATTCCCAAGGCCGCCACGTAGTCGGGACAGGCGATGAAGGCGGCGGCGCAGGGCCCCAGTATCTCCCAGGCGATGGGGCTGGGATCGCCGCAGGCCAAACCGGCCATGATCGTATCCAGGGCGCCGGGAAAGGAGTGAGGCTTGCCGTCGCCGGCCTGGGCGGAGGCGAAGAGACAGGCGGCCCGATCCGGCTCCACCACGACGATCGCCGGACCGTCCGCTCCGAAGATACCGCGGTAGTAGGCGGTGACCGAAGCCGCCAGGGCCCCTACCCCGGCCTGGACGAACACGTGGGTGGGTTTGACCAGGCCCTGGGCCGCCAGTTCCTCCTGGGCCTCGGCAAACATGGTGGTGTAACCCTGCATGACCCAGGCGGGAATATCCCGGTAGCCGGGCCAGGAGGTGTCGGAGATCACCTGCCAGCCCCGGACGGCGGCATCCGCGCTCACCTGCCGGACCGCGTCGTCGTAGGTCCCGTCCACGACCCTGACTTCGGCGCCGTTGGCTTCGATGGCCGCGATCCGGGCTTTCGACGTCCCTTTATGGACATAGACGAT
The window above is part of the bacterium genome. Proteins encoded here:
- the larC gene encoding nickel pincer cofactor biosynthesis protein LarC, which encodes MKVLKIEPFSGISGDMFVAAGAPLAGAEEEVRSLPAALGLPGVSAEFGSVRRAGITCRTFTVREAGSEGGDPGLSPPRHHHHHRGLSEIAALIEGSSLPEEAKELASAIFRNLGEAEAAVHGVEIESIHFHEVGGVDAILDITAAALIFTRLRVEAVYSGPVRTGYGFVDAAHGRLPVPAPATARLLEGIPSWPGEVPGEFTTPTGAAILRALSPRFRIPVLVPLRDSWGAGTMETPHPNAVRLTLAEESAAAAEDLVLVQANLDDLPPEFLGAGLLELLSAAGALDAWVAPVVMKKGRPGHKLEALCPASAAPAVGEEILEATTSLGVRYISVSRRFLEREAVKVSTRFGEVSAKAARTPSGKVRVIPEYEDCRRVARAAGVDPYTVYRAALGGEDA
- the larB gene encoding nickel pincer cofactor biosynthesis protein LarB is translated as MNDLDLDFDREERLGFPEIVYGEFKTPEQIRRIVGLCRARSRPLLVTRLSGAAAAELEGGTYDPVSRTLTVSAGAPPRRSGLVGLVCAGASDLPVVAEAGAVLDFLGIASRVFADVGVAGIHRLLSRLEELRECDLIVCAAGFEGALPSVVAGLLPQPVIGVPTSVGYGVAAGGKTALNAMLCSCANGLLVVNIDNGCGAALAAARMLGRRSKP
- the larE gene encoding ATP-dependent sacrificial sulfur transferase LarE, whose amino-acid sequence is MTVSPARDRRTAARRLRAWFDKVPGAVVAFSGGVDSSLTAYLALRRLGAARCLAVTAVSPLRRPEEAARAREFCAQHGIPFREFAAAELDLDEFRLNSPLRCYYCKRLILEGVRERGPRGWALLGGSNLDDAADYRPGARAESEAGCRRPLAECGVGKSLVRELARGYGLRCWDLPAQPCLASRIPYGEPVTGEKLARVAAAEAALEGMGFVPCRVRHYSGFARVEVPRARVRELGARRPELELRLLDLGFGNIEIDPEGFVSGKLNRVLP
- a CDS encoding diaminopropionate ammonia-lyase; this translates as MNADFGIKWFLNREGAVCADNPAIEAYVPMESVRLARKFHRQIPGYRVSPLKGLDNLAARFGLGGIWVKDESQRLTLNSFKVLGGSFAVYRFLLDRLGMSGSEVTFAELTSPENRRRLGDLTFAAATDGNHGRGIAWAATKLGFPSIVYVHKGTSKARIAAIEANGAEVRVVDGTYDDAVRQVSADAAVRGWQVISDTSWPGYRDIPAWVMQGYTTMFAEAQEELAAQGLVKPTHVFVQAGVGALAASVTAYYRGIFGADGPAIVVVEPDRAACLFASAQAGDGKPHSFPGALDTIMAGLACGDPSPIAWEILGPCAAAFIACPDYVAALGMRVYAVPLADDPFIVSGESGAVTLGALISIACQPGLRELKEALRLDKDSQILLLNTEGNTDPDHFRQVVWLGSEPVPPGFRDSAT